In Colletotrichum destructivum chromosome 8, complete sequence, the following proteins share a genomic window:
- a CDS encoding Putative glutathionylspermidine synthase, pre-ATP-grasp-like domain-containing protein, translated as MRRISVKKRPDALRLVQSQGLVYADAVGPHGSETYWPDNRYYSFALEEIELLERAAKDVFDLCCEAADYLADRPDVMEKMAIPAFAFKQIIESWNREPAWGSVYGRFDVCFGGLQHPDPRLRTPKFYEFNADTPTSLLESACIQWLWLEQTGCGNDQFNSINESLVEAWKRNLTLIDEKLGHKSTVYFATCDSDSTGEDAMNAMVLMETCQIAGWETRAISMGEIGISLEDGRFYDMKGNHLDVVFKLYPWEFMVEDAPGKACFTDMDSSDGTIWIEPPYKMLWSNKALFAVLWSLFKDDERSRWLLPTYFEGDDVPASLTKYARKPIFSREGGGITLEEDGKVIQDSADESYGKEGYVVQELALPPEFKDSEDQSHYPVLGIWMVDGEPAGMGIREAATPITTNVSAFVPHSIEDGPVNYERRDVPTKEEIDRALSVDQFCDPENEALVQSEMVQFIERITI; from the coding sequence ATGCGACGAATTTCTGTGAAGAAGAGGCCGGATGCCTTACGCCTTGTACAAAGTCAAGGCCTTGTCtacgctgacgccgtcgGACCCCATGGATCAGAAACCTACTGGCCAGACAACCGGTATTACTCTTTCGCCCTTGAAGAGATCGAACTCCTTGAGAGAGCTGCCAAGGACGTGTTCGACTTGTGCTGCGAGGCGGCTGACTATCTCGCCGACCGCCCAGACGTCATGGAAAAGATGGCTATTCCTGCATTCGCGTTCAAGCAGATTATAGAATCCTGGAACCGTGAACCGGCCTGGGGAAGCGTTTACGGACGGTTTGATGTCTGCTTTGGAGGGCTCCAGCATCCCGATCCACGATTGCGCACACCAAAGTTCTACGAGTTTAACGCAGACACGCCAACATCACTGCTCGAAAGTGCCTGTATACAATGGTTGTGGCTTGAGCAGACGGGTTGTGGAAACGACCAATTCAACAGCATCAACGAAAGTCTGGTTGAGGCCTGGAAGCGTAACCTGACGCTCATtgacgagaagctcggccACAAGTCCACAGTCTACTTCGCGACCTGCGACTCCGACTCCACTGGAGAGGACGCCATGAATGCCATGGTCCTGATGGAGACCTGCCAAATTGCAGGGTGGGAAACCAGAGCAATATCTATGGGAGAGATTGGCATATCCTTGGAAGACGGTCGATTCTACGACATGAAAGGCAACCACCTTGATGTTGTTTTTAAGCTCTACCCATGGGAGTTTATGGTGGAGGACGCACCCGGAAAAGCGTGTTTCACTGACATggacagcagcgacggcaCTATCTGGATCGAGCCGCCGTACAAGATGCTCTGGAGCAACAAGGCGctcttcgccgtcctctGGTCCCTCTTCAAGGATGACGAGCGGTCAAGGTGGCTCCTCCCGACATAtttcgagggcgacgatgtccCGGCGTCGCTTACAAAATATGCGCGGAAGCCGATCTTCTCCcgtgagggcggcggcatcaccctcgaggaggacggcaaggtGATACAGGACTCGGCCGACGAGAGCTACGGGAAAGAAGGCTACGTGGTCCAGGAGctggcgctgccgcccgagtTCAAGGACTCGGAAGACCAATCCCACTACCCCGTGCTCGGGATCTGGATGGTGGACGGGGAGCCCGCGGGCATGGGCATCCGGGAAGCCGCGACGCCAATCACCACCAACGTCTCGGCGTTCGTCCCGCATTCCATCGAGGACGGGCCCGTCAACTACGAGCGTCGGGATGTCCcgaccaaggaggagattGACCGGGCCTTGAGCGTCGATCAGTTTTGCGATCCCGAAAACGAGGCGCTGGTGCAGAGCGAAATGGTCCAGTTTATTGAGAGGATCACAATCTGA
- a CDS encoding Putative carbohydrate-binding WSC, producing MRLPSLSGPSSRQNQTVIGICLIVLTLFTAFAVSQALPRIQDESDADNLARRNANIEVRQLQGAPWGLPWGIFGGGQSASSVQPAQPAITTPLPAAVTVFGNNQPQGPLGVIGQILPTVIAPLTAVVGGVAAPVASVVPLGNVLPSFVNAVPSLLQPGGLPGLPTAVPNAQGGQPPANGGLVPAVQSLVSIVLGAGGNAGSLVPLSSITGVLNPLTSPAGGVLPVSQVTAVVGNGAPFINMPSQLPAMSIINKIPTVVSGLPSAIGVITALPANLPSILPTAIPNHSINPVVTNLNEVLGPVSVLLPLSSVLPVDISGLNAPQLPEDLTGAVPSILSSLAIVISQPAPPASAVGDVDSQATTALDAAGADSCTMVRIANGTPAFVLTACPTGVTPAAPQTAVSSVSSLAAASQLSSPVNSAGSPVSTREPVSSLQLPGGSSGMASLPVSSQVTPVITPGNTLAGTPLLSSAATSRTVGANSVSSVNLPSTRPGAGSQGSNGQPQNTNAAPQPQPSAQAPNAPSSAAPAIPSPVASTQAPSQPNGGTTVLTPSAPATSPQNTLTIAAGTPLSNPGASSPSSGNGQGPSPTQSAGSIFGVGNGQGSSSGDSVPPGTPGTPVIRISDCPAVVQCPACPASPIKPPSGSCPCPGRGYSCSECLNGWFCPPQETPMQPAPCGMGWPCYHCKGGWYCAPDGSGMVPAGTNNLPVVVITTVTAFVVPQPTGASSGGTPGGDDSGGGGSGNGSGGGSDSGDGSGNSNDNGNDNGNGDGNSGNAVSTPCTTPGAGQPTVGAGSGSGNGSNSGSPTDPNDGSGNGSGGNGAGNNGGASGNGGVDNAGYGNAVSTTPCTTDKNGQPTKAADSGNGNGNGNGNGNSSGNGAPNSPGNAGPASNPDGYGSSPTKPTTTNPNGGLGSGNGSPTPGGNGGSGSGAPNAGPGGGPPANTAPKAAAEVFGWAHLGCFKDSPIRTLDCDPSNYFAGSMSNEKCIAHCALKGFRLAGTEYGKECWCGNAFQLAVRIPEEQCNEVCDGRSTDICGGDWAVTVYSASGQALSVSLDDDAGNGAGNGSDGSGSLSPLPSSPSIGAPAGPPPGTPAPPATPAPPPASPPQAPPQSQPSSAPIGISQPAPSPPPQPQIDVASLIKSILDALPKASPDGGYGSSLGARDSGASGKNGHAGPGNAGNPNGGTGGVPTMGSGPSNPEDGLMNYGMPKRDTASRSVKRSSIIGRRAVAKFDGVGYGNEADGYSGDYVAEKA from the exons ATGCGGCTCCCGAGTCTTTCGGGACCCTCCTCAAGGCAGAACCAGACGGTAATCGGCATATGCCTCATTGTACTGACCCTCTTTACGGCATTCGCCGTCTCCCAAGCATTGCCGCGGATCCAAGATGAGAGCGACGCCGATAACCTGGCCAGGAGGAACGCCAACATCGAAGTCAGACAGCTTCAAGGCGCTCCCTGGGGTCTTCCCTGGGGCATTTTCGGCGGTGGCCAGTCGGCCTCGTCAGTTCAACCTGCACAACCTGCCATCACGACGCCTCTGCCTGCAGCGGTTACTGTTTTTGGCAACAATCAACCCCAAGGTcccctcggcgtcatcggccaGATTCTTCCCACTGTTATTGCACCTCTGACAGCAGTGGTTGGAGGTGTCGCTGCCCCTGTGGCATCTGTCGTCCCACTGGGCAACGTCTTACCATCCTTCGTCAACGCTGTGCCCTCACTGCTCCAGCCTGGGGGTCTCCCTGGTCTTCCAACTGCTGTGCCAAACGCTCAAGGAGGACAGCCTCCGGCCAATGGTGGACTAGTACCCGCGGTTCAGAGCCTCGTCAGCATTGTTCTTGGCGCTGGCGGCAACGCCGGTTCCCTTGTCCCGCTCTCTAGCATCACTGGCGTGCTCAACCCACTCACATCGCCTGCGGGTGGTGTACTCCCCGTCTCGCAGGTCACGGCGGTCGTCGGTAACGGCGCTCCTTTCATCAACATGCCATCACAGTTGCCTGCAATGTCTATCATCAACAAAATTCCCACCGTTGTCAGTGGCTTGCCATCAGCCATTGGCGTCATCACAGCTCTCCCAGCAAACCTGCCCTCTATCTTGCCCACCGCCATTCCCAACCACTCCATCAACCCGGTTGTCACAAACTTGAACGAAGTGCTGGGACCAGTCTCGGTATTACTGCCCCTCTCCTCGGTCCTTCCGGTCGATATCAGTGGCCTCAACGCACCCCAGCTGCCTGAAGACTTGACTGGCGCCGTGCCCAGCATTCTCAGCTCGCTAGCCATTGTCATCAGTCAGCCAGCTCCCCCAGCTTCTGCCGTCGGAGATGTTGACAGCCAGGCGACTACCGCGTTGGATGCGGCTGGTGCTGATTCCTGTACCATGGTCAGAATCGCCAACGGGACTCCCGCCTTTGTACTCACAGCCTGTCCAACTGGCGTTACTCCTGCAGCTCCTCAGACCGCCGTGTCGTCTGTCTCCTCCCTGGCCGCTGCTTCACAGCTGTCCTCGCCGGTCAACTCAGCCGGCTCTCCTGTGTCTACCAGGGAACCCGTATCTTCACTGCAGCTCCCGGGTGGCAGTAGTGGCATGGCCAGTCTCCCTGTATCTTCTCAAGTCACCCCCGTCATCACGCCGGGAAACACGCTAGCTGGGACTCCGCTGCTCTCGTCTGCTGCTACATCTCGTACCGTCGGTGCCAATTCCGTCTCTTCCGTTAACTTACCGTCGACTCGACCCGGGGCTGGAAGCCAGGGCAGCAACGGCCAACCCCAAAACACCAACGCGGCACCCCAGCCTCAGCCATCCGCACAGGCTCCGAATGCTCCATCGAGTGCTGCTCCAG CTATCCCTTCGCCTGTTGCTTCCACTCAAGCACCCAGTCAGCCAAACGGAGGTACTACTGTTCTCACACCGTCTGCACCGGCAACCAGTCCTCAAAACACTTTGACCATCGCTGCCGGGACTCCCCTCTCGAATCCGGGAGCATCTTCTCCGAGTAGTGGAAATGGTCAAGGCCCTTCTCCGACTCAATCTGCCGGATCCATCTTCGGAGTCGGCAACGGGCAGGGTTCTTCCTCTGGCGACAGTGTCCCGCCAGGCACGCCAGGCACGCCAGTCATTCGCATCTCGGACTGCCCTGCTGTCGTTCAATGCCCAGCATGTCCGGCGTCTCCAATCAAACCTCCGTCGGGTTCTTGCCCGTGTCCAGGCCGAGGCTACTCGTGCTCAGAGTGTCTCAACGGTTGGTTCTGCCCCCCTCAGGAAACCCCAATGCAGCCGGCCCCTTGTGGCATGGGCTGGCCTTGCTACCACTGCAAAGGCGGCTGGTACTGCGCTCCTGATGGCAGCGGCATGGTACCTGCAGGCACGAACAATTTgccagtcgtcgtcatcactACCGTCACAGCCTTTGTCGTTCCTCAGCCCACTGGAGCTAGCAGTGGTGGCACTCCTGGTGGAGATGACAGCGGTGGTGGAGGATCTGGTAATGGCTCAGGCGGCGGGTCTGACAGCGGCGACGGATCAGGTAACAGCAATGATAATGGGaacgacaacggcaacggaGATGGAAACTCTGGAAATGCCGTATCAACGCCTTGTACGACACCAGGTGCAGGCCAGCCCACAGTTGGagctggctctggctctggcaATGGTTCAAACAGCGGCTCTCCCACAGATCCCAACGACGGCTCCGGCAACGGGTCGGGCGGCAATGGCGCTGgcaacaacggcggcgcTTCCGGGAATGGTGGTGTCGACAACGCTGGCTATGGGAATGCCGTATCGACGACACCTTGCACGACAGACAAGAACGGCCAGCCCACGAAAGCTGCTGACTCTGGCAATGGAAATGGAAACGGCAATGGCAATGGTAACAGCAGTGGTAACGGAGCACCCAATAGTCCAGGCAATGCTGGCCCTGCCAGCAATCCTGATGGATACGGATCCTCTCCCACAAAACCTACCACCACAAATCCCAACGGCGGCTTAGGCTCGGGCAATGGCTCACCCACACCCGGCGGCAACGGAGGCTCAGGGTCGGGAGCCCCGAATGCCGGGCCTGGCGGTGGACCACCAGCCAACACGGCGCCCAAGGCTGCTGCCGAGGTCTTTGGCTGGGCCCATCTGGGCTGTTTCAAGGATTCTCCCATCCGGACTCTTGATTGCGATCCTTCCAACTACTTTGCCGGTAGCATGTCGAATGAGAAGTGCATCGCACATTGCGCCTTGAAGGGTTTCAGGCTTGCGGGTACCGAGTATGGCAAAGAGTGCTGGTGTGGCAATGCGTTCCAGCTTGCCGTACGCATCCCCGAAGAACAGTGCAACGAGGTCTGCGATGGACGATCCACGGACATTTGCGGTGGCGACTGGGCCGTGACCGTCTACAGCGCCAGCGGCCAAGCCCTGAGCGTGTCGttggacgacgatgctggcAATGGTGCTGGAAACGGCTCTGATGGTTCAGGATCGCTGTCACCTCTTCCGTCCAGTCCATCTATCGGGGCTCCCGCCGGGCCTCCGCCCGGAACTCCTGCTCCCCCAGCGACTCCGGCACCTCCCCCGGCATCTCCTCCTCAGGCACCACCCCAGAGCCAGCCATCTTCGGCTCCTATAGGGATCTCCCAGCCTGCCCCCAGCCCGCCACCACAGCCGCAGATCGATGTGGCGTCTCTCATCAAGAGCATTCTGGATGCTCTGCCCAAGGCAAGCCCTGATGGTGGATATGGCAGCAGCCTGGGAGCAAGGGACTCTGGGGCGTCTGGCAAGAATGGACATGCAGGACCAGGCAACGCTGGTAACCCTAACGGCGGCACGGGAGGTGTCCCGACGATGGGATCGGGCCCCAGTAACCCGGAAGATGGGCTCATGAATTACGGCATGCCAAAACGAGACACGGCCAGCCGCAGCGTGAAGCGGAGCAGCATCATAGGACGACGAGCGGTCGCAAAGTTTGATGGTGTCGGGTATGGCAATGAAGCAGATGGATACAGCGGCGACTATGTGGCCGAAAAGGCGTAA
- a CDS encoding Putative U3 small nucleolar RNA-associated protein, which produces MDLHRCRFVPYPPSAINALAFSHPSARSKNQAALSRLAVGRANGDIEIWNPLAGAWHQETVLRSGADRSVDGLVWVNDPDDDDTTAALPGRSRLFSIGYTSAVTEWDLSTARPLRHASGQHGDIWCLAAQPPASPQDPVTRLVAGTIDGMLALYSLEDNDLRFQRLLVKSPTKKAQMVSIAFQSRHVVVVGCSDSTLRAYDMRNGSMLRKMALGADLAGGARDIIVWSVKVLPSGDIVSADSTGQVCIWDGKTYTQMQRIQSHRQDVLSLAISADGSAILSGGMDRRTVLYKKTSGSGARWGKVWSRKYHDHDVKAMASFESRKMSVVVSGGPDASPVVLPLKELGRENHRTLSSLPQSPPLASAPSARMVVGWWDREIHIWKLQSAFDGLYGGNAADVDTNLEKNRKLLKTILVKGESNITSAAITRDGSLLVAATGTDVKAFHLRHQNPTKPSDVKLAPVAVPKPLAGVGASKIVLSPDGAWLAAIQDGSRVLVANITREGGSGNGDDALVIQKPRVINRLRRNIPKRQALAGLGNYERSITQLAFSPDGRMLASADLAGYIDTWVLQDGAAEDTTTADAASTSDSDESGDEDNVNNTAAATGERWVRNPRASLMPKLPAPPVVLSFSDETATAPADGATTTTEYTLVAVTTSWHILAFHPVAGSLTPWSRRNPVSRLPATIRDTRDLAKGLLWQGPRVWIYGVSFLFMLDLSQDLAAPNGTTAADPETALVQQHLQHQAGTKRKRRGPESGAGARMAIGAVVPQQVDRFVGSKASKEWQDDIEKQKLAAAAGGAGGDEDAMDVDASDDDDDNDDGSESEGGELAALRNRNQETQTEEGAEGKTRWWYTYKYRPILGIVPLSSGDAAATDSNNTTPSLEAVLVERPIWEVDLPERYFVGNEWEK; this is translated from the exons ATGGATCTCCATCGCTGCCGCTTCGTCCCCTACCCGCCCTCCGCCATCaacgccctcgccttctcccaCCCCTCCGCCCGATCCAAGAACCAGGCCGCCCTCtcgcgcctcgccgtcggccgcgccAATGGCGACATTGAGATCTGGAACCCGCTCGCCGGCGCCTGGCATCAGGAGACCGTCCTCCGCTCCGGCGCAGACCgctccgtcgacggcctcgtctgGGTGAACGacccggacgacgacgacaccaccgccgccctccccggCCGTTCCCGCCTCTTCAGCATCGGTTACACCTCCGCCGTCACCGAGTGGGATCTCTCTACCGCCCGGCCCCTCCGCCACGCCAGCGGCCAGCACGGTGACATCTGGTGCCTCGCCGCTCAACCTCCCGCCTCACCCCAGGACCCCGTCAcccgcctcgtcgccggcaccatcGACGGCATGCTCGCCCTCTACTCCCTCGAGGACAACGACCTCCGCTTCCAGCGCCTGCTCGTCAAGTCCCCGACCAAGAAGGCCCAGATGGTCAGCATCGCCTTCCAGTCCCGCcacgtcgtggtcgtcggcTGCTCCGACTCCACCCTGCGCGCCTACGACATGCGCAACGGCTCCATGCTGCGCAAGatggccctcggcgccgacctcgccggcggcgcccggGACATCATCGTCTGGAGCGTCAAGGTCCTGCCCTCGGGCGACATCGTCTCCGCCGACTCCACCGGCCAGGTCTGCATCTGGGACGGTAAGACCTACACCCAGATGCAGCGCATCCAGAGCCATCGCCAGGACGTCCTCAGCCTCGCCATCAGCGCCGACGGCTCCGCCATCCTCAGCGGCGGCATGGACCGCCGCACCGTCCTCTACAAGAAGACCTCGGGCTCCGGCGCTCGTTGGGGCAAGGTCTGGAGCAGGAAAtaccacgaccacgacgtcaaggccatGGCCTCCTTCGAGAGCCGCAAGATGAGCGTCGTCGTTTCAGGAG GTCCCGACGCTTCCCCCGTCGTCCTTCCcctcaaggagctcggccGCGAGAACCACAGAACCCTCTCCAGCCTGCCCCAGTCGCCGCCACTCGCCAGCGCTCCGTCCGCAAGGATGGTTGTCGGCTGGTGGGACCGCGAGATCCATATCTGGAAGCTGCAGAGCGCCTTCGACGGCCTctacggcggcaacgccgccgacgtcgacaccAACCTGGAGAAGAACCGCAAGCTCCTCAAGACcatcctcgtcaagggcgagTCCAACAtcacctcggccgccatcACCCGCGACGgctccctcctcgtcgccgccaccggcaccgACGTCAAGGCCTTCCACCTGCGCCACCAGAACCCGACCAAGCCCTCGGACGTGAAGCTCGCCCCCGTCGCTGTCCCCAAGCCCcttgccggcgtcggcgccagCAAGATCGTCCTCTCCCCCGATGGCGCCTGGCTTGCCGCCATCCAGGACGGCTCCAgggtcctcgtcgccaacatcacccgcgaaggcggcagcggcaacggcgacgacgctcTCGTCATCCAGAAGCCCCGCGTCATCAACCGCCTGCGCCGCAACATCCCCAAGCGCcaggccctcgccggcctcggcaactACGAGAGGAGCATCACCCAGCTCGCCTTCTCCCCGGACGGCCGCATGCTCGCCTCCGCTGACCTGGCCGGCTACATCGACACCTGGGTCTTGcaggacggcgccgccgaggacacGACTACCGCTGACGCCGCGTCGACCTCCGACAGCGACGagtcgggcgacgaggacaacgtcaacaacacagccgccgccacgggAGAGCGCTGGGTCCGTAACCCCCGCGCGTCCCTCATGCCCAAGctcccggcgccgcccgtcgtcctctccttctcggaCGAGACCGCCACCGCccccgccgacggcgcgacgacgaccacagAGTACACactcgtcgccgtcacgaCGTCATGGCACATCCTCGCCTTCCACCCCGTTGCCGGCTCCCTCACCCCCTGGTCCCGCCGCAACCCCGTCTCGCGGCTGCCCGCCACCATCCGCGACACCCGCGACCTCGCCAAGGGCCTGCTCTGGCAAGGGCCGCGCGTCTGGATCTACGGcgtctccttcctcttcatgcTCGACCTCTCCcaggacctcgccgccccgaacggcaccaccgccgccgacccggagaccgccctcgtccagcagcacCTCCAGCACCAGGCCGGCACGAAGCGCAAGCGCAGAGGCCCCGagagcggcgccggcgcgcgcatggccatcggcgccgtcgtcccgcAGCAGGTCGACCGCTTCGTCGGCTCCAAGGCCTCCAAGGAGTGGCAGGACGACAtcgagaagcagaagcttgctgctgccgccggtggcgccggcggtgacgaggacgctatggacgtcgacgcctccgacgatgacgacgacaatgacgacggcagcgagagcgagggcggcgagctggcggccCTCCGCAACCGCAACCAGGAGACCCAGaccgaggagggcgccgagggcaagacgCGGTGGTGGTACACCTACAAGTACCGTCCCATCCTGGGCATAGTACCCCTCTCCTCcggagatgccgccgccaccgacagcaacaacacgACGCCCTCactcgaggccgtcctcgtcgagagGCCCATCTGGGAGGTGGACCTTCCCGAGCGGTACTTTGTCGGCAACGAATGGGAGAAATAG
- a CDS encoding Putative nicotinate phosphoribosyltransferase family — MDFNSSSPFPEGVISFLDTDLYKLTMQCAVFKYFKDVQVTYAFTNRTPEKKLSRAAFNWLQDQIQKLGNISLSDEEFRFLKTHCDYLTDDYVRFLKDFRLRPREQAVATFRPVGPDTGAESDSDIGELHVEIKGAWLDTILYEIPLLALTSEAYFRFMDTDWTYDGQEDQAFAKGMRLLDAGCTFSEFGTRRRRDYHTQALVFRGLVKASKEAEKQGLKGKLTGTSNVHLAMRFGIPPVGTVAHEWFMGIAAIHDDYKAATELALRYWVGCFGGKLGIALTDTFGTQEFLRAFSQPVRPVDGDGNDSSFKTPDGSRPLTYAELFQGVRQDSGDPADYVKMLRQYYDSQGIKDKKTMVFSDSLNIDRCLEYKAISEEAGFTPTFGVGTFLTNDFTHLKTGTKSVPLNIVIKLSSANGRPAIKISDIIGKNTGDKETVSKVKRQLGYVEKEWTGGDETQRWGKDEDKA; from the exons ATGGACTTCAACAGCTCGTCGCCCTTCCCGGAGGGCGTCATCTCCTTCTTGGACACCGACCTCTACAAGCTAACGATGCAATGCGCTGTCTTCAAGTACTTCAAGGATGTTCAAGTCACCTACGCCTTCACGAACCGCACTCCCGAGAAGAAACTATCGAGGGCCGCCTTCAACTGGCTGCAGGACCAGATTCAAA AGCTCGGCAACATCTCCCTCTCGGACGAGGAATTTCGTTTCCTCAAGACCCATTGCGATTACCTGACCGATGACTACGTCCGCTTCCTCAAGGACTTCCGCCTGCGCCCGCGCGAGCAGGCCGTTGCGACCTTCCGCCCCGTCGGCCCCGACACCGGCGCCGAATCCGACTCGGACATTGGCGAGCTGCACGTCGAGATCAAGGGCGCCTGGCTCGACACCATCCTCTACGAGATCCCCCTGCTCGCCCTGACCTCCGAGGCCTACTTCCGCTTCATGGACACCGACTGGACCTACGACGGCCAGGAGGACCAGGCCTTCGCCAAGGGCATGCgcctgctcgacgccggctGTACCTTTTCCGAGTTCggcacccgccgccgccgcgactACCACACCCAAgccctcgtcttccgcggcctcgtcaaggccagcaaggaggccgagaagcaggGCCTCAAGGGCAAGCTGACCGGCACCAGCAATGTCCACCTCGCCATGCGCTTCGGCATCCCCCccgtcggcaccgtcgcccaCGAGTGGTTCAtgggcatcgccgccatccacgaCGACTACAAGGCCGCCACCGAGCTGGCCCTGCGCTACTGGGTCGGCTGCTTCGGCGGCAAGCTCGGCATCGCGCTGACCGACACCTTTGGCACTCAGGAGTTCCTGCGCGCCTTCAGCCAGCCCGTGCggcccgtcgacggcgacggcaatGACTCCAGCTTCAAGACCCCCGACGGCAGCAGGCCGTTGACCTACGCCGAGCTGTTCCAGGGCGTGCGCCAGGATTCGGGCGACCCGGCCGACTATGTCAAGATGCTGCGCCAGTACTACGACAGTCAGGGCATCAAAGACAAGAAGACTATGGTGTTTTCCGACTCGCTCAACATCGACCGGTGTCTCGAGTACAAGGCCATCtccgaggaggccggcttCACGCCGACCTTTGGCGTGGGCACCTTCCTGACCAATGACTTCACGCACCTCAAGACGGGCACCAAGTCGGTGCCGCTGAACATTGTCATCAAGCTGAGCTCCGCTAACGGACGGCCGGCGATCAAGATCAG CGACATCATCGGCAAGAACACGGGCGATAAGGAGACTGTCAGCAAGGTCAAGCGCCAGCTCGGCtacgtcgagaaggagtggacgggcggcgacgagacgCAGCGCTGgggcaaggacgaggacaaggcATAG